A stretch of Apium graveolens cultivar Ventura unplaced genomic scaffold, ASM990537v1 ctg6653, whole genome shotgun sequence DNA encodes these proteins:
- the LOC141703443 gene encoding F-box protein At3g07870-like, with the protein MDLLEELIAEIISRTPVRTIVSCKSVCKRWCNIVSEPFFSRLHLSISSKMLLLHQGDAEDVDDDNDGDLAVVELDDQHHQHDIHHEPMMRFSPGLALGDYVGLIGSVNGLICLEDSYDDSAYVCNPITQEYIRLQDSEYTRVSYLKGYYGFRLVESNQQYKIVRFYKGRFPSTEYDLGSEVYTLGTGMWRDLGHVPFHLNEHDRGHYVSGRLHWLAGELICVFDLDRELFRPMEAPPRAPGNTDHFSILGVHNHFRNLGVLKGCLCICDITLYSELFIWVKRDYGVEDSWSKKLIISPNPPLHEGINTDMVRLLKVLKDGNILMYCDQLQLFTYHPQHKTLRHHIFPEGEFLTFGAMTYVPGFISLERSFTLEGVKRWESPQVED; encoded by the coding sequence ATGGACTTACTAGAAGAATTGATTGCTGAAATTATATCAAGAACTCCTGTGAGGACAATAGTGTCATGCAAAAGCGTGTGCAAAAGATGGTGTAATATAGTTTCAGAACCATTTTTTTCGCGTCTGCATCTCTCTATATCATCTAAAATGCTTTTACTTCATCAAGGAGACGCCGAGGACGTAGATGATGACAATGATGGTGACCTTGCAGTGGTTGAACTAGATGACCAACATCACCAACATGATATTCATCACGAGCCTATGATGAGATTTTCCCCGGGACTTGCCTTGGGAGACTATGTGGGGTTAATTGGATCAGTTAATGGGTTAATATGCTTAGAAGATAGTTATGATGATTCAGCATATGTATGCAATCCAATTACACAAGAGTACATACGCCTTCAAGATTCCGAGTACACCAGAGTATCATATTTAAAGGGATATTATGGCTTTAGACTTGTTGAATCGAACCAACAGTACAAGATTGTACGTTTTTATAAGGGTAGATTTCCTTCAACTGAATATGACCTAGGGAGCGAGGTTTATACGCTTGGAACCGGCATGTGGAGAGATCTAGGACATGTCCCCTTCCATCTGAATGAACATGATAGGGGTCACTATGTCAGTGGCCGCCTCCATTGGTTAGCTGGTGAACTAATATGTGTTTTCGATTTGGATAGAGAATTATTTCGTCCAATGGAAGCTCCTCCACGGGCTCCTGGGAATACAGATCATTTTAGCATCTTGGGAGTCCATAATCATTTTAGGAACTTGGGAGTACTTAAAGGTTGCTTGTGTATATGTGATATAACACTATACTCTGAACTTTTTATTTGGGTGAAGAGAGATTATGGCGTGGAAGATAGTTGGAGTAAAAAACTCATCATCAGTCCTAATCCTCCGTTACATGAAGGTATAAATACCGACATGGTTCGGCTTCTTAAAGTTCTCAAAGATGGGAACATCTTAATGTATTGTGACCAACTTCAATTGTTCACTTATCATCCTCAACATAAAACATTGCGACATCATATTTTCCCGGAGGGTGAGTTTCTCACATTTGGTGCGATGACTTATGTCCCCGGTTTTATCAGTCTAGAGAGGAGTTTCACCTTGGAGGGTGTCAAAAGATGGGAGTCTCCTCAAGTAGAAGACTGA
- the LOC141703444 gene encoding F-box protein At3g07870-like: MDLPEELIAEIISRTPVRTIVSCKSVCKRWCNIVSEPFFSRLHLSISSKMLLLHQGDAEDVDDDNDGDLAVVELDDQHHQHDIHHEPMMRFSPGLALGDYVGLIGSVNGLICLEDSYDDSAYVCNPITQEYIRLQDSEYTRVSYLKGYYGFGLVESNQQYKIVRFYKGRFPSTEYDLGSEVYTLGTGMWRDLGHVPFHLNEHDRGHYVSGRLHWLAGELICAFDLDRELFRPMEAPPRAPGNTDHFSILGVHNHFRNLGVLKGCLCICDITLYSELSIWVKRDYGVEDSWSKKLIITPNPPLHEGINTDMVRLLKVLKDGNILMYCDQLQLFTYHPQHKTLRHHIFPEGEFLTFGAMTYVPGFISLERSFTLEGVKRWESPQVED; the protein is encoded by the coding sequence ATGGACTTACCAGAAGAATTGATTGCTGAAATTATATCAAGAACTCCTGTGAGGACAATAGTGTCATGCAAAAGCGTGTGCAAAAGATGGTGTAATATAGTTTCAGAACCATTTTTTTCGCGTCTGCATCTCTCTATATCATCTAAAATGCTTTTACTTCATCAAGGAGACGCCGAGGACGTAGATGATGACAATGATGGTGACCTTGCAGTGGTTGAACTAGATGACCAACATCACCAACATGATATTCATCACGAGCCTATGATGAGATTTTCCCCGGGACTTGCCTTGGGAGACTATGTGGGGTTAATTGGATCAGTTAATGGGTTAATATGCTTAGAAGATAGTTATGATGATTCAGCATATGTATGCAATCCAATTACACAAGAGTACATACGCCTTCAAGATTCCGAGTACACCAGAGTATCATATTTAAAGGGATATTATGGCTTTGGACTTGTTGAATCGAACCAACAGTACAAGATTGTACGTTTTTATAAGGGTAGATTTCCTTCAACTGAATATGACCTAGGGAGCGAGGTTTATACGCTTGGAACCGGCATGTGGAGAGATCTAGGACATGTCCCCTTCCATCTGAATGAACATGATAGGGGTCACTATGTCAGTGGCCGCCTCCATTGGTTAGCTGGTGAACTAATATGTGCTTTCGATTTGGATAGAGAATTATTTCGTCCAATGGAAGCTCCTCCACGGGCTCCTGGGAATACAGATCATTTTAGCATCTTGGGAGTCCATAATCATTTTAGGAACTTGGGAGTACTTAAAGGTTGCTTGTGTATATGTGATATAACACTATACTCTGAACTTTCTATTTGGGTGAAGAGAGATTATGGCGTGGAAGATAGTTGGAGTAAAAAACTCATCATCACTCCTAATCCTCCGTTACATGAAGGTATAAATACCGACATGGTTCGGCTTCTTAAAGTTCTCAAAGATGGGAACATCTTAATGTATTGTGACCAACTTCAATTGTTCACTTATCATCCTCAACATAAAACATTGCGACATCACATTTTCCCGGAGGGTGAGTTTCTCACATTTGGTGCGATGACTTATGTCCCCGGTTTTATCAGTCTAGAGAGGAGTTTCACCTTGGAGGGTGTCAAAAGATGGGAGTCTCCTCAAGTAGAAGACTGA